Below is a genomic region from Isachenkonia alkalipeptolytica.
GAAATTTCACAAAACAGCTGCTAATAATACTCAAAAGTATGTAAGGTTAAATTAGACCTCTGGATTTGTAAGACTAAATTAGACAGTTTTATAAATAGGGGTCTAATTTACTTTTACAATTAAACTATAAGGCTTTTTTTAGTGATTTATTCATAAGACCCTTGTCAAAAATCTATAGAAAACTTATAATAGATTAGTAAGTTAAATTACAGAGAGGAGTTTTTTTATGAACTTTAAAAATCTCAAAACGCAAGACCCTGAAATCTATGGGGTTATTGAAAAAGAAAAAAAACGACAAGAAGGAAATATTGAACTAATTGCTTCGGAAAATTTTGTAACAGACGCTGTAATGGAAACCATGGGAAGCTACCTTACAAACAAGTATGCGGAGGGGTATCCTGGAAAACGGTATTACGGAGGTTGTGAAGAAGTGGATGTGGCGGAAAATCTTGCCATTGATCGTTTAAAAAAACTTTTTAACGCAGATCATGCCAATGTACAACCTCATTCTGGAGCCAATGCCAATATTGGTGTCTATTTTGCAGTATTAAAACCCGGAGATACGGTTTTAGGCATGAATCTATCCCATGGAGGACACTTAACCCATGGAAGTCCGGTGAATTTTTCCGGTTCCTATTACAACTTTGTGGATTATGGTGTTGATTCAGTAAATCACGAAATTGATTATGAAGATGTTCGTCAAAAAGCATTGGATGCTAAGCCAAAGCTAATTGTTGCAGGCGCCAGTGCGTATCCTAGAAAGATTGACTTTAAAAAGTTTAGAGAAATTGCAGATGAGGTAGGAGCTTATCTAATGGTAGATATGGCTCATATCGCCGGGCTCATAGCCGCCGGGCTTCATATGAACCCCTGTGAATATGCAGATTTTGTTACCACAACTACCCACAAGACATTAAGAGGTCCTCGGGGGGGAGCTATTCTTTGCAAAGCAGAGCATAAAAAGTTAATTGACAAAGCTATTTTTCCCGGACTGCAAGGTGGTCCATTGATGCATGTAATTGCTGCAAAAGCCGTAGCTTTTAAAGAAGCTTTAAGTGACGAGTTCAATCAATACCAACAGCAGGTTATTAAAAATGCCAAGGCCCTAGGAGAAGAATTGAAAAAACGAAATTTCACATTGATCTCTGACGGTACGGATACTCATCTTCTGCTAGTGGATTTAAGAAATAAAAATATTACAGGAAAAAAAGCGGAACACTTGTTAGATGAAGTGAAAATCACTGTCAATAAAAACACCGTTCCCTTTGATCCCGAGAGTCCTTTTGTAACCAGCGGAATAAGAATTGGAACACCGGCGGTAACCACTAGGGGGATGAAGGAAGAAGATATGGCAGTTATTGCGGAAATCATGGATCTTATTATAATGAATCCCGACGAAAAAGAAGAAGCAATAAAAATGGTTGATGAACTTTGCAATAAATATGATTTATACAATAGTTAAGGGCAGTAAAGAAAGTAAGTAAATATTGAAAATTCATAACTAAACCAAGGTAATCCAAAAAGGTAGAGACTGAAAAGCTCTACCTTTTTTATCCTAAAGGGGAGAATATAATGGTTTCCAAAAGCGAACTGAATGTGATTTTAGAAAAAATCCTTTATTCCATAGAAGAAGGGGTCCATGTCATCGACAATCATGGGAAAACCTTATTATATAATGATGAAATGGGAACGTTAGAAGAAATGAATAGTAAAGATGTGATTGGCAGTAATCTTTTAACCCTATTCCCCAGCTTGAATGAAGAGAGCAGTACACTCCTGAGAGTCCTGAAAACTGAAAAGCCTATAATTAATAAAAGTCAGACGTATTTAAATCATGAAGGAAAGCAAATAACCACCATCAATTCCACTTTTCCCCTTTACTATAATAATGAAAAGATAGGGGCTTTGGAAGTTGCTAAAAACATTACAAAAATAAAAAAACTTTCGGATCAGATTCAACAATTACAGGATCAATTGATTGAACCCATGAACAATAAAGAAAAAAAAAGAAATAAATATAATTTTGATCATCTAATCGGGAAAAGCGGAGGATTTTTCAGAGCTATTAGTATTGCCAGAAAAGCCACTAAAACTTCTTCAAGTGTTTTAATCTATGGAGAAACCGGAACTGGTAAAGAAATATTTGCTCAAAGTATTCATAATGAAAGTGTAAGAAAAAACAAACCCTTTATAGGGCAAAACTGTGCAGCATTACCGGAAAATCTATTAGAAGGCATCCTCTTTGGTACCAAAAAAGGAAGTTTTACCGGAGCTGTAGACCGACCCGGGATTTTTGAGCAAGCCAACGGAGGAACCATTTTATTAGATGAAATAGACTCTATGGATCAAAATCTACAAGCTAAATTGCTAAGAGTCCTCCAAGAAAATTATATACGGCGAATAGGTGGCACAAAGGATATTTCTATCGATGTCCGGATTATTGCAACAACGAATCAAGAACCTAATTTTCTGTTGGAAAACAACCTTATTCGAAAGGATCTTTATTATCGATTGAGTGTATTGAACATTGTTATTCCCCCTCTGCGAAAGCGTGAGTATGATCTTGATTTGCTGAGTGAGTATTTTATCGATAAATATAATCAAAAATTCAATAACGAAGTATGGATGCTTTCCGATGGAGTGAAGGATATCTTTAAGAATTATCATTGGCCTGGAAACGTCCGAGAATTAGAGAATATAATAGAAGGTGCTATGAATCTCATTCATCAAGAACATGTAATTAAAGAAGAACATCTTTCCAGCTACCTCATTGACTATTATAATAGTACTCAGCAAAAAGCGGCGGAAGTGATGAGTGAGGAGGGCCAAAGTACCGATTATGAGGCTCAGGCTCAGGAAATGGATTTAAACAGAGCCATGGAAAGCTTTGAAAAACAATTAATTGCAAAAGCCTTGAGGACTAATGGGCAAAATATTAGCCGAGCTGCAAAGATGTTGAATATTAAAAGACAAACCTTACAGTATAAAATAAAAAAATATACACTGGATGGATAGGTGCAAAATTACTGGCGCATATGCAAAATAAATTGCACCTATCTCTGTAGCAACCTTGATAGCGGAATTCATCGAATTATTTGTGAATAAAGTTGCAAGGTGATTATACTTATACAGGGTAAATATAGAAGTAAAGTCATTAAGAACAAAATAACTATTGAATAGTATTGTAATTCGAATAAAACTATTGCTCTAATATCAATATCTAATTTCCTGAATTTAAACATTATTCAGTTTTGGCATAATTATTGCGAGTATAAGGGTGAGTTGTTTATTATAAATGTAATAGAAAGTTAAAAAATTCTAAGGAGGTTTTGTTATGACGGAAAACATTAAAGTTATCATTTGGGGATTTGGCGCCATGGGCAGTGGAATGGCAGACATGCTTTTGAAAAAGCAAGGTGTGGAGATTGTCGGAGTTTGTGATCGAAATGAAGCACGTATTGGAAAAGATATGTACGAAGTTTTAGAAATGGATCGAGGGGATCGTGAACCTGTAATCATTACCAGCGATATTAATGATCTTGCAAAGGAAAACTTTGCGGACGTTGCTTTACTTGCAACGGATTCTTTCACGAAAGGCGCCTTTGACAAAATAAAACTTATGTTAGAAAACAAAATGAATGTAATTTCTACAGCTGAAGAAATGGCTTACCCTC
It encodes:
- the glyA gene encoding serine hydroxymethyltransferase, whose translation is MNFKNLKTQDPEIYGVIEKEKKRQEGNIELIASENFVTDAVMETMGSYLTNKYAEGYPGKRYYGGCEEVDVAENLAIDRLKKLFNADHANVQPHSGANANIGVYFAVLKPGDTVLGMNLSHGGHLTHGSPVNFSGSYYNFVDYGVDSVNHEIDYEDVRQKALDAKPKLIVAGASAYPRKIDFKKFREIADEVGAYLMVDMAHIAGLIAAGLHMNPCEYADFVTTTTHKTLRGPRGGAILCKAEHKKLIDKAIFPGLQGGPLMHVIAAKAVAFKEALSDEFNQYQQQVIKNAKALGEELKKRNFTLISDGTDTHLLLVDLRNKNITGKKAEHLLDEVKITVNKNTVPFDPESPFVTSGIRIGTPAVTTRGMKEEDMAVIAEIMDLIIMNPDEKEEAIKMVDELCNKYDLYNS
- a CDS encoding sigma-54 interaction domain-containing protein, translated to MVSKSELNVILEKILYSIEEGVHVIDNHGKTLLYNDEMGTLEEMNSKDVIGSNLLTLFPSLNEESSTLLRVLKTEKPIINKSQTYLNHEGKQITTINSTFPLYYNNEKIGALEVAKNITKIKKLSDQIQQLQDQLIEPMNNKEKKRNKYNFDHLIGKSGGFFRAISIARKATKTSSSVLIYGETGTGKEIFAQSIHNESVRKNKPFIGQNCAALPENLLEGILFGTKKGSFTGAVDRPGIFEQANGGTILLDEIDSMDQNLQAKLLRVLQENYIRRIGGTKDISIDVRIIATTNQEPNFLLENNLIRKDLYYRLSVLNIVIPPLRKREYDLDLLSEYFIDKYNQKFNNEVWMLSDGVKDIFKNYHWPGNVRELENIIEGAMNLIHQEHVIKEEHLSSYLIDYYNSTQQKAAEVMSEEGQSTDYEAQAQEMDLNRAMESFEKQLIAKALRTNGQNISRAAKMLNIKRQTLQYKIKKYTLDG